One part of the Odontesthes bonariensis isolate fOdoBon6 chromosome 15, fOdoBon6.hap1, whole genome shotgun sequence genome encodes these proteins:
- the LOC142399905 gene encoding uncharacterized protein LOC142399905 isoform X1 has protein sequence MPRGVRRTRSNKNPVDDELVQSTDEVVEIQTPAPTMDKFRQEFKLVKEENRLLKEEIRLLKEERDFLREKTDPTPKGPRKRKAKDFSDSSSSDTSSESDSSSEQEKRKGKKNKTKKKSKTFGKRVQSPEEVVHRYRAVLKVFRRTRSLNLSCKSLDVDRNTIALSAVIADIMIASEGEDFGPLPVFTEGDTVASFAKTCMNFIDTNKRLEEKIKRMKKESELLPIKYKFRK, from the exons ATGCCACGCGGAGTTAGAAGAACAAGGAGTAATAAAAATCCAGTCGATGATGAGTTGGTACAGTCTACTGATGAAG TTGTTGAGATTCAAACCCCGGCTCCAACCATGGATAAATTCCGGCAGGAATTCAAATTAGTAAAGGAGGAGAACCGGCTCCTAAAAGAAGAGATCCGGCTTCTAAAAGAGGAGCGGGATTTCCTTAGAGAGAAAACTGACCCAACCCCAAAAG GGCCACGCAAAAGAAAGGCAAAGGATTTCTCAGACTCTTCGTCTTCTGACACATCATCTGAGTCGGACTCCTCTTCTGAACAGGAGAAGCGGAAGGGGAAGAAGAACAAGACCAAGAAGAAGTctaaaacatttggaaaaagAG TTCAGAGTCCAGAGGAGGTTGTCCACAGATACCGGGCTGTCCTGAAAGTGTTTAGGCGCACCAGGAGCCTCAATCTCAGCTGCAAATCTCTGGATGTGGACAGAAATACAATTGCATTGTCTGCTGTCATTGCAGATATCATGATTGCCTCAGAGGGTGAGGACTTTGGACCACTGCCGGTGTTCACAGAAGGAGACACTGTTGCCAGCTTTGCAAAAACCTGCATGAACTTCATAGACACTAACAAACGTCTTGAGGAAAAAATTaagagaatgaaaaaggaatcTGAGCTGCTTCCCATAAAATATAAATTTAGGAAGTGA
- the LOC142399905 gene encoding uncharacterized protein LOC142399905 isoform X2 has product MPRGVRRTRSNKNPVDDELVQSTDEVVEIQTPAPTMDKFRQEFKLVKEENRLLKEEIRLLKEERDFLREKTDPTPKGPRKRKAKDFSDSSSSDTSSESDSSSEQEKRKGKKNKTKKKSKTFGKRDIMIASEGEDFGPLPVFTEGDTVASFAKTCMNFIDTNKRLEEKIKRMKKESELLPIKYKFRK; this is encoded by the exons ATGCCACGCGGAGTTAGAAGAACAAGGAGTAATAAAAATCCAGTCGATGATGAGTTGGTACAGTCTACTGATGAAG TTGTTGAGATTCAAACCCCGGCTCCAACCATGGATAAATTCCGGCAGGAATTCAAATTAGTAAAGGAGGAGAACCGGCTCCTAAAAGAAGAGATCCGGCTTCTAAAAGAGGAGCGGGATTTCCTTAGAGAGAAAACTGACCCAACCCCAAAAG GGCCACGCAAAAGAAAGGCAAAGGATTTCTCAGACTCTTCGTCTTCTGACACATCATCTGAGTCGGACTCCTCTTCTGAACAGGAGAAGCGGAAGGGGAAGAAGAACAAGACCAAGAAGAAGTctaaaacatttggaaaaagAG ATATCATGATTGCCTCAGAGGGTGAGGACTTTGGACCACTGCCGGTGTTCACAGAAGGAGACACTGTTGCCAGCTTTGCAAAAACCTGCATGAACTTCATAGACACTAACAAACGTCTTGAGGAAAAAATTaagagaatgaaaaaggaatcTGAGCTGCTTCCCATAAAATATAAATTTAGGAAGTGA